The genomic DNA GAGGACTCAAAGGCAAGGTAGCCATAGTTACCGGCGGCTCCAGGGGCATAGGCAAGGCCTGTGTGCAGAGGCTGCTGGAAGAAGAGGTAAAGGTGCTGTTTAACGGCAGGACCCCTGATACC from Actinomycetota bacterium includes the following:
- a CDS encoding SDR family NAD(P)-dependent oxidoreductase; translation: MRGLKGKVAIVTGGSRGIGKACVQRLLEEEVKVLFNGRTPDT